The following are encoded in a window of Ictalurus punctatus breed USDA103 chromosome 13, Coco_2.0, whole genome shotgun sequence genomic DNA:
- the si:ch211-136m16.8 gene encoding trichohyalin isoform X1 encodes MEGSESAINRVGRAMWTVWGYLTGTVGRYLRQAVTNEEAHNVHFKPEDTVTISKGYKELDIEEEEKERTEAKTSERKTREDLQYPGVSVRAAAVQWEKGKVAHDGHEVKNTSKHTCARSECLDKKSETKKDIEKTSDNKIESRTTHSKQFTEQEGSPAYVDADIKNRDGTFSGSEEAGLNVEVNEKHQEQRKKSEEEGEEAVGEVARRVYNETEAEPIKTEFIEQSSLAKEADLNVERNENNQVEGRKQEEEHADEIMKRENETEEEADKSEFVDQGLLTKEADLNVVRSESSLEQIRKPEEEKEEEGADEIMWSENDETEEELIKNEFIEQGLLAKEADLNVEGNENNQEQRKNLEEEEEGVDEIMRSENDETGEELIKNELIEQGLLAKEADLNVEVKEKHQEQRKKSIEEEEGVDEIARRVCDETEPEPIKTEFIEQSSLTKEADLNVERNENNQEQRKNLEEEEEGADEIMWIENDEIGEELIKNDFIEQGLLAKEADLNVEVKEKHQEQRKKCEEEEEEEEEEGVGEIARRVYNETEAEPIKTEFIEQSSLAKEADLNVERNENNQAEGRKQEDEHVDEIMKRENNEIEEEADKSEFVDQGLLTKEADLNVERGESSLEQIRKPEEEEEGADEIIRRVYDETEEELIKNKFIEQGLLSTDVDLNVEGNENNQEQGRKSEEEEGVDEISRREYDETEEELIESEFIEQSSLAKEADLNVEDSESSLEQIRKPEEEDVDEIPRRVYGETKDERIKRKFIEQGLLSTDVDLNVEGNENSQEQGRKSEEEEEEEGVDEISRREYDETEEELIESEFIEQGLLSTDVDLNVEENENSQEQGRKSDEEEEGVDEIPRRVYDETEAELIKTEFIEQGLLAKEADLNVERNENNQEQRKKQEKEEVVVEIMRRENNETEEELIKSKFIEQSSLAKEADLNVEDSESSLEQIRKLEEEEDDVDEIMRENDETEEELIKSKFIEQDLQAKEADLNVERNENSQEQGRKQEEEHADEILRREIDETEEEADKIEFVDQGLLTKHADLNVERSENNQEQIKKSEEDEEAVDEIPRRVYDETEDERIKREFIEQGLLSTDVDLNVEGNENSQEQRKNLEEEGVGEISRREYNETEEEPIKCKFIDHDLDPEEQASVSDVGDTAVVQVLSVEKIMECVNYQHKNELNVVEQLNHVPTEHEDAVGKSQMEDDGLFIQLASTCEGRDPVNDGLKLEVEMTENATLLQEKEVIEVDNEETRQETVGKEKDGYHEEISACEQFTGTNIAEEVYDKEMKETLEQIEVIDRNEEIECKLFETAKIENAEICKKVSEPCRMFEDEDNNLAVTMKLQQSKEQKATSDEALNVDLRQLDDTVHDRNASQQREVVTKQDVEGDITRIETKTGNQMETVETTSKFKAEVAIVDVKKSAERETSFHVQPIDREEVAVQEIMGQCFLQQGSWLEESADKRRINELSLPEAPFTEITSVPLKQLDETAVESVDELQSSSLQELDEFSSEAERKVEAKSSSPEQTAEGSETLSEVAGTSRGELKCERAQPECEISPVENTCDKSILDETPLDNEINQDVCTVRDSAAEASSHRIQIGLSEALYLPERDSEQETMEMQRDSQKDTEQQEQTDEAETGLLDEIKDVTSCLGVVEEIMSGLTKESEESERELLREIEAPERKGHKSELESHEEMSESNVNEESLNDAWERDKELVGEITDIETVVVSTGEEMESVKKMEEPITEEEMDTCHLVFSESDASKEISKEHGESTVDSKEDVEERGRLGLKRGVEKMAGDNDTDKPSVLKDFLLPPQASSLDFTVQKSKIAVKNPLVRPPKDPRMLINMASVEPLTPPQPSQPSFLKKSPIEGASVPKGVIGFKLPGLAAGFPALRKTEAGRKIRDGEDSESVTSQKSDSGSQSAEDNVKQETSPPKPKWTPPRQPGMGSPLMMAELKSKLKKPTKE; translated from the exons ATGGAAGGCTCCGAAAGCGCAATAAACAGAGTTGGTCGTGCTATGTGGACTGTTTGG GGTTACCTCACAGGCACTGTAGGAAGATATCTCAGACAAGCGGTCACGAACGAAGAGGCCCACAATGTGCATTTTAAACCTGAAGACACTGTAACAATCAGTAAGGGATATAAAGAGTTAGACATcgaggaagaggaaaaagaaagaactgaaGCAAAGACAAGTGAGAGAAAGACGAGAGAAGATCTGCAGTATCCTGGGGTTAGCGTGCGGGCCGCTGCTGTTCAGTGGGAAAAGGGGAAAGTTGCTCACGACGGTCATGAAGTGAAAAACACGAGCAAACACACTTGCGCTAGGTCAGAGTGCCTAGACAAGAAATCAGAGACGAAGAAGGATATTGAAAAAACGTCGGATAATAAAATTGAGTCGAGAACAACTCACAGTAAGCAATTTACTGAACAAGAAGGTTCACCTGCTTACGTCGATGCAGACATAAAGAACCGTGACGGAACATTTTCTGGAAGTGAGGAAGCTGGTCTAAATGTTGAGGTGAATGAAAAACATCAGGAACAGAGAAAGAAGtctgaagaagaaggagaagaagccGTTGGTGAAGTTGCAAGAAGAGTGTATAATGAAACTGAAGCAGAACCGATTAAAACAGAGTTTATTGAACAAAGCTCACTGGCCAAGGAAGCTGATCTAAATGTTGAGAGGAATGAAAACAATCAGGTTGAGGGAaggaaacaggaagaggaaCATGCTGATGAAattatgaagagagagaatgaaactGAAGAAGAGGCAGATAAAAGTGAGTTTGTTGACCAGGGCTTATTAACAAAGGAAGCTGATCTAAATGTTGTGAGGAGTGAAAGCAGTCTGGAGCAGATAAGGAAACCggaagaggaaaaggaagaggAAGGTGCTGATGAAATAATGTGGAGTGAGAATGATGAAACTGAAGAAGAACTGATTAAAAATGAGTTTATTGAACAAGGCTTACTGGCCAAGGAAGCTGATCTAAATGTTGAGGGGAATGAAAACAATCAGGAGCAGAGGAAGAATctggaagaggaagaggaaggtgtTGATGAAATAATGAGGAGCGAGAATGATGAAACTGGAGAAGAACTAATTAAAAACGAGTTGATTGAACAAGGCTTACTGGCCAAGGAAGCTGATCTAAATGTTGaggtgaaagaaaaacatcaggaacagagaaagaaatctatagaagaagaagaaggtgttgatgaaatTGCAAGAAGAGTGTGTGATGAAACTGAACCAGAACCGATTAAAACAGAGTTTATTGAACAAAGCTCACTGACCAAGGAAGCTGATCTAAATGTTGAGAGGAATGAAAACAATCAGGAGCAGAGGAAGAATctggaagaggaagaggaaggtgcTGATGAAATAATGTGGATTGAGAATGATGAAATTGGAGAAGAActgattaaaaatgattttattgaACAAGGCTTACTCGCCAAGGAAGCTGATCTAAATGTTGaggtgaaagaaaaacatcaggaacagagaaagaaatgtgaagaagaggaggaagaagaagaagaagaaggtgttGGTGAAATTGCAAGAAGAGTGTATAATGAAACTGAAGCAGAACCGATTAAAACAGAGTTTATTGAACAAAGCTCACTGGCCAAGGAAGCTGATCTAAATGTTGAGAGGAATGAAAACAATCAGGCTGAGGGAAGGAAACAGGAAGATGAACATGTTGATGAAattatgaagagagagaataatgaaATTGAAGAAGAAGCAGATAAAAGTGAGTTTGTTGACCAGGGCTTATTAACAAAGGAAGCTGATCTAAATGTTGAGAGGGGTGAAAGCAGTCTGGAGCAGATAAGGAAAccggaagaggaagaggaaggtgcTGATGAAATAATCAGGAGAGTGTATGATGAAACTGAAGAAGAACTGATTAAAAACAAGTTTATTGAACAAGGCTTACTGTCAACGGATGTTGATCTAAATGTTGAGGGGAATGAAAACAATCAGGAGCAGGGAAGGAaatctgaagaagaagaaggtgttgatgaaatCTCAAGGAGAGAGTATGATGAAACTGAAGAAGAACTGATTGAAAGTGAGTTTATTGAACAAAGCTCACTGGCCAAGGAAGCTGATCTAAATGTTGAGGATAGTGAAAGCAGCCTGGAGCAGATAAGGAAACCGGAAGAAGAAGATGTTGATGAAATCCCAAGAAGAGTGTATGGTGAAACTAAAGATGAACGTATTAAGCGTAAGTTTATTGAACAAGGCTTACTGTCAACGGATGTTGATCTAAATGTTGAGGGGAATGAAAACAGTCAGGAGCAGGGAAGGAaatctgaagaagaagaagaagaagaaggtgttgatgaaatCTCGAGGAGAGAGTATGATGAAACTGAAGAAGAACTGATTGAAAGTGAGTTTATTGAACAAGGCTTACTGTCAACGGATGTTGATCTAAATGTTGAGGAGAATGAAAACAGCCAGGAGCAGGGAAGGAAAtctgatgaagaagaagaaggtgttgatgaaatCCCAAGAAGAGTGTATGATGAAACTGAAGCAGAACTGATTAAAACTGAGTTTATTGAACAAGGCTTACTGGCCAAGGAAGCTGATCTAAATGTTGAGAGGAATGAAAACAATCAGGAGCAGAGAAAGAAACAGGAAAAGGAAGAAGTAGTTGTTGAAAtaatgaggagagagaataATGAAACTGAAGAAGAACTGATTAAAAGCAAGTTCATTGAACAAAGCTCACTGGCCAAGGAAGCTGATCTAAATGTTGAGGATAGTGAAAGCAGCCTGGAGCAGATAAGGAAActggaagaggaagaagatgatgttgatgaaataatgagagagaatgatgaAACTGAAGAAGAACTGATTAAAAGCAAGTTCATTGAACAAGACTTACAGGCCAAGGAAGCTGATCTAAACGTTGAGAGGAATGAAAACAGTCAGGAGCAGGGAaggaaacaggaagaggaaCATGCTGATGAAATCTTGAGGAGAGAGATTGATGAAACTGAAGAAGAAGCAGATAAAATTGAGTTTGTTGACCAGGGCTTATTAACAAAGCATGCTGATCTAAATGTTGAGAGGAGTGAAAACAATCAGGAGCAGATAAAGAAATCTGAAGAAGACGAGGAAGCTGTTGATGAAATCCCAAGAAGAGTGTATGATGAAACTGAAGATGAACGTATTAAGCGTGAGTTTATTGAACAAGGCTTACTGTCAACGGATGTTGATCTAAATGTTGAGGGGAATGAAAACAGTCAGGAGCAGAGGAAGAATCTGGAAGAGGAAGGTGTTGGTGAAATCTCGAGGAGAGAGTATAATGAAACTGAAGAGGAACCAATTAAATGCAAGTTTATTGACCATGACTTAGACCCTGAAGAACAGGCAAGTGTGAGTGATGTGGGAGATACAGCAGTGGTCCAGGTGCTCTCAGTGGAGAAAATAATGGAATGTGTTAATTATCAGCATAAAAATGAGCTAAATGTTGTCGAACAACTCAATCATGTACCTACCGAGCATGAGGATGCAGTGGGTAAATCACAAATGGAGGATGATGGTTTGTTTATTCAGCTGGCCTCAACATGCGAAGGGAGGGACCCTGTAAACGATGGCCTCAAGCTGGAGGTAGAAATGACTGAAAATGCCACACTGTTGCAAGAAAAGGAAGTGATTGAAGTCGACAATGAGGAAACAAGGCAAGAGACTGTGGGAAAAGAGAAGGATGGATATCATGAAGAGATCTCGGCATGTGAGCAGTTCACAGGCACTAACATTGCTGAAGAAGTCTATGACAAGGAAATGAAAGAAACTTTGGAACAAATTGAAGTTATTGACAGAAATGAGGAGATTGAATGCAAACTATTTGAGACAGCTAAGATAGAAAATGCAGAAATATGCAAAAAAGTGTCTGAGCCTTGCAGGATGTTTGAAGATGAGGACAATAATTTGGCTGTTACAATGAAATTACAGCAAAGTAAAGAGCAAAAAGCGACATCAGATGAGGCCCTGAATGTAGATCTCAGGCAGTTAGATGATACAGTACACGATCGCAATGCATCACAACAACGAGAGGTGGTGACTAAACAAGATGTCGAGGGTGACATTACACGTATAGAAACAAAGACCGGAAACCAAATGGAAACTGTTGAAACCACATCAAAATTCAAAGCAGAAGTTGCTATAGTGGATGTGAAGAAatcagctgagagagagactagCTTTCATGTTCAGCCCATAGATAGAGAAGAGGTGGCTGTACAGGAAATAATGGGCCAGTGCTTCCTTCAACAAGGGTCTTGGCTAGAAGAATCAGCTGATAAACGAAGAATAAACGAATTGAGTTTACCGGAAGCACCATTTACTGAAATAACGTCAGTTCCTCTCAAGCAATTAGATGAAACTGCAGTTGAGTCTGTTGATGAATTGCAAAGTTCTTCACTGCAGGAACTGGATGAGTTCTCCAGTGAAGCTGAACGTAAAGTGGAAGCAAAGTCCAGCTCTCCTGAACAGACAGCTGAAGGGTCTGAAACACTGAGTGAAGTAGCAGGAACGAGCAGGGGCGAACTGAAATGCGAGCGAGCTCAACCCGAATGTGAAATTTCTCCTGTAGAAAACACTTGTGATAAGTCAATTCTCGATGAGACCCCATTAGACAATGAGATAAATCAGGATGTGTGCACGGTGCGAGATTCAGCTGCCGAAGCTTCATCACATAGAATTCAGATTGGACTCTCAGAGGCTTTGTACTTACCGGAGAGGGATTCAGAACAGGAAACAATGGAGATGCAGAGGGACTCACAGAAAGATACAGAACAACAAGAGCAGACTGATGAGGCAGAGACTGGATTATTAGATGAAATAAAGGATGTCACATCGTGTTTGGGAGTTGTGGAGGAAATAATGAGTGGACTGACAAAGGAATCagaggagagtgagagggaaTTATTGAGAGAAATCGAGGCTCCTGAAAGAAAAGGGCATAAAAGTGAACTTGAAAGCCATGAGGAAATGTCCGAGAGCAACGTGAATGAGGAATCGCTGAATGACGCATGGGAACGTGACAAAGAACTGGTGGGAGAAATAACAGATATTGAAACCGTGGTAGTTTCAACAGGTGAGGAGATGGAGTCAgtgaaaaaaatggaagaacCTATCACAGAGGAAGAAATGGATACGTGTCATCTAGTCTTTTCTGAATCAGACGCGTCAAAGGAAATTAGCAAAGAACATGGAGAATCAACAGTAGACAGTAAGGAAGATGTGGAAGAAAGAGGCAGACTTGGACTGAAGAGAGGGGTTGAAAAAATGGCAGGAGACAATGACACGGACAAACCGTCCGTATTAAAAGATTTTTTACTTCCACCACAG GCTTCATCCTTGGACTTTACAGTCCAGAAGTCGAAAATCGCTGTGAAAAACCCTCTTGTTCGACCCCCTAAAGACCCTCGTATGCTTATAAACATGGCTTCCGTAGAGCCCTTGACTCCTCCTCAGCCTTCACAGCCCAGCTTTCTAAAAAAGAGTCCTATAGAAGGTGCATCAGTACCAAAAGGTGTGATTGGATTCAAACTCCCTG GTCTGGCTGCTGGTTTCCCTGCACTGAGAAAAACTGAAGCTGGAAGAAAAATAAGAGATGGAGAGGATTCAGAGAGTGTAACATCACAG AAATCCGACTCAGGCTCACAGTCAGCAGAGGATAATGTCAAGCAAGAGACATCGCCTCCCAAACCAAAATGGACACCACCAAGACAACCTGG GATGGGCAGCCCCCTGATGATGGCAGAGCTGAAGAGCAAACTCAAAAAACCTACAAAAGAGTAA